A single region of the Penaeus monodon isolate SGIC_2016 chromosome 18, NSTDA_Pmon_1, whole genome shotgun sequence genome encodes:
- the LOC119584459 gene encoding proline-rich extensin-like protein EPR1 yields the protein MQILRIVQVALLAAAANGAKLPSFPPVLSTQTSYNYEPPSVPSGLYETPVAPPENPPEPNSLYEVPDDDEDEPSTLYETPGIVVPTPSEPAVLYEIPDEEPRPSAVYQSPIEEAPVPVKPVIIYQVPQEVTTHVEPSPIYTAPQPQYSQQTIFPGAPSAPTDLYQAPQPRNLYEVPSQPLPALSNSYDAPAQPAQVPNTLYEAPEDPAPSGLYEAPEEPVPAPSGLYEAPEEPAPAPSGLYEAPEEPAPAPSNLYEAPEEPAPTPTNLYEAPSEPAPSGLYEVPDEPAPSNTYGTPAEPAPAPTSLYEAPSEPAPAPSSLYEAPSEPAPAPANLYETPDEPAPTPVTLYETPSEPAPAPTNVYEAPSEPAPEPTNTYEAPAPTNTYEAPAPTNTYEAPAPTTLYEAPSEPAPAPTGLYEAPTKSVPAPTNLYEAPSKPSGLYEVPSSANAPVPSVAKPMKGMPYNFQWGVEDADSGNVFAHHEDSDGNSTRGQYRVNLPDGRVQVVTFYDNGEGFHANVAYE from the exons ATGCAG ATTCTCCGGATTGTTCAAGTTGCCTTGCTCGCAGCGGCTGCGAACGGAGCCAAGCTGCCCTCCTTCCCCCCGGTTCTCTCGACGCAAACCTCCTACAACTATGAACCCCCAAGTGTGCCTTCCGGGCTCTATGAAACCCCCGTGGCTCCTCCCGAGAACCCCCCAGAGCCCAACAGCCTCTATGAAGTCCCCGACGACGACGAGGATGAACCTTCCACCCTTTACGAGACTCCAGGAATAGTGGTTCCTACTCCTTCAGAACCGGCAGTCCTGTATGAAATTCCGGACGAAGAACCAAGGCCCTCGGCTGTGTACCAAAGTCCCATCGAAGAGGCCCCCGTCCCTGTAAAGCCTGTGATTATCTATCAAGTTCCTCAGGAGGTCACCACTCACGTAGAGCCATCGCCCATCTACACGGCCCCGCAGCCTCAGTACAGTCAGCAGACGATATTCCCCGGAGCTCCTTCAGCCCCCACTGACTTGTACCAAGCCCCGCAGCCTAGGAATTTGTATGAGGTTCCTTCCCAACCTCTCCCGGCGCTCAGTAACTCCTATGACGCCCCTGCACAACCAGCCCAAGTGCCGAATACTTTGTACGAAGCTCCTGAGGATCCAGCCCCCAGTGGCCTATACGAAGCTCCTGAGGAACCAGTTCCAGCCCCTTCTGGCCTATATGAAGCCCCTGAAGAACCAGCCCCAGCCCCCAGTGGACTGTATGAAGCTCCTGAGGAACCAGCCCCCGCGCCAAGTAACTTGTATGAAGCACCTGAGGAGCCAGCCCCGACACCAACCAACCTGTATGAAGCCCCCTCCGAACCAGCCCCCAGTGGCCTGTATGAAGTGCCTGACGAACCAGCTCCAAGCAACACCTACGGAACTCCCGCCGAACCAGCCCCGGCACCAACCAGTCTCTATGAAGCCCCATCAGAACCTGCGCCAGCTCCTAGCAGCTTGTACGAAGCCCCATCTGAGCCTGCTCCAGCGCCTGCCAATTTGTATGAAACTCCTGACGAGCCTGCTCCAACCCCCGTTACACTGTACGAAACGCCCTCTGAACCTGCTCCAGCGCCAACCAATGTATATGAAGCCCCTTCAGAACCTGCCCCAGAGCCAACCAACACATACGAAGCTCCCGCACCAACCAACACATACGAAGCCCCCGCACCAACCAACACATACGAAGCCCCCGCACCAACCACTCTCTACGAGGCCCCCTCTGAGCCAGCCCCCGCGCCAACCGGCCTTTACGAAGCCCCGACAAAGTCAGTCCCAGCGCCGACCAACTTGTACGAAGCTCCCTCGAAGCCTAGTGGGCTCTACGAAGTGCCTTCGAGCGCGAATGCCCCGGTTCCCTCTGTTGCGAAG CCGATGAAGGGCATGCCGTACAACTTCCAGTGGGGGGTGGAGGACGCCGACTCCGGGAACGTGTTCGCGCACCACGAGGACAGCGACGGCAACAGCACGCGCGGACAGTACCGTGTGAACCTCCCCGACGGTCGCGTTCAG gttGTAACTTTCTACGACAACGGAGAAGGATTCCACGCCAATGTGGCCTACGAATAG